Proteins from a genomic interval of Cupriavidus sp. P-10:
- a CDS encoding ATP-binding protein, giving the protein MIVKRLQSLGLHRLDLLCAYFVHELDLHTLQHAPALLMGFRSVARAPLLRDREIELDNLRRACNGLSTVAALKAAAVRYNDSALALTHRRLFRIDERSLAIKPRFDIVAPELSEALAALKTPHTPDAHDQTLAESDKPIAIHVKFGGESRRYPVHALPANLPLPRAHETSRPPQRRHLIPWTDLLAEASEMDAIDERLQSPRRGNWQQRLQSVALHSIDNNGDFNVESTLNLEGLKHLIGLPGAGKTTLLMCLLRYLGSRGLKVAVFFPSIEVCRQYLDDLRRYDVRAGLLVGQSRETRLRHAHKLAESLATGDPLRGFGTSCDSAHLFEGVCALPSLTEAPNSAFGIADSFCTRVLQNPVNDNTGKATSDGTLKRRLCPVWSLCGYTRAAADLPNANIWLGHILSADTRVPAHTTLLDERYFELIARSFDLVIFDEADRAQQDLDRGGIAELSLSGHDRSFHRQVQRSTLQPIASGQNAVLHGVEYAQLAIEIAEFEKLNVALTHAILRLTEDLRKAFDGLLMSPLRIIGDWLSPRRVSSLSDDFGADPQAQSKDALCELWESAAIQAFQLRGTRSVSVAIPADVTMRLVSAFHMSAEEASSLHSDLCQLMTNWLAESSLQELSNLVKQIARRLRDVRRVSSEAEAQQLVGLLLPVTFTILSYRRLSPKLSDMTAQGLLDPVRIDELASRSLLLATPDNILGSLSGVRFFSTPSQRDPLAHATDVQLQYVVFAGTPRLLMYRLHEWIRRPNGMFDGPAVLLTSATSYLPPSPAHHIAVPPHYVLQRVSPEREDVAPSMYEFRPIADGHVSDSPTFLRFSGERSDSVRMANLEKMAFALLDGGLTDSQLARDCDHFDVRHGIARRAAFVVNSYDQARRLKQFIDQRLPAWRGRVVAVVDDLPDVGPTEGYVTSSRVESLGDDDAWRLLIFPAGALGRGTNIVFTSGPRLRDAALGSLYFLTRPHPAPNDMSLPVSMAARATLDFDLCDDDSVSVEEIGKRLLAARRQAYRKVGRLLRRPLYARALGDLFEPFTANIAVSLLQTIGRAMRNGCPVQCFFIDRAWAERSAKGEADTETSSMLVQLRRLLERGAASEDPKEAALYRALYGAFLDPLSKTKGLKVAFAREDAHQDEPWTDNPLWVADSPIQQEAGA; this is encoded by the coding sequence GTGATCGTCAAACGTCTACAATCCCTCGGACTACATCGGCTGGACCTATTGTGCGCCTACTTCGTCCACGAGCTTGATCTGCATACGCTCCAGCACGCACCGGCGCTGCTCATGGGCTTCCGTAGTGTGGCTCGTGCACCCTTGTTGCGTGATCGGGAGATTGAACTCGACAATCTCCGTCGAGCATGCAATGGACTCTCGACGGTTGCCGCACTGAAGGCCGCTGCGGTGCGGTACAACGATTCCGCCTTAGCATTGACGCACCGCCGTCTATTTCGCATCGATGAGCGCTCTCTGGCCATCAAGCCGAGATTCGACATCGTCGCGCCGGAGCTCAGCGAGGCACTGGCTGCACTAAAGACGCCTCACACGCCCGATGCACATGATCAGACGTTGGCGGAATCCGACAAGCCGATCGCCATTCACGTCAAATTTGGCGGTGAATCGCGCCGCTATCCGGTTCATGCATTGCCCGCGAACTTGCCGTTACCTCGCGCTCATGAAACCAGCCGACCACCGCAGCGGCGCCATTTGATTCCGTGGACTGACTTGCTGGCGGAAGCAAGTGAAATGGACGCCATTGACGAACGACTCCAATCACCGAGGCGTGGCAACTGGCAGCAACGTCTGCAGTCCGTTGCGCTGCATAGCATCGACAACAACGGCGACTTCAACGTCGAATCGACGTTGAACCTAGAAGGTCTGAAGCACCTGATAGGGTTACCAGGGGCAGGAAAAACAACGCTTCTCATGTGTTTGCTGCGCTATCTCGGCAGCCGGGGACTCAAGGTTGCAGTCTTCTTTCCATCCATCGAGGTATGCCGCCAGTATCTCGATGACTTGCGTCGATACGATGTCCGTGCTGGCCTGCTAGTCGGGCAGTCACGCGAAACGCGACTTCGACATGCTCACAAGCTTGCTGAATCACTGGCAACAGGCGACCCCCTCCGTGGTTTCGGAACGTCCTGCGACAGTGCTCATCTGTTTGAAGGCGTCTGCGCTCTGCCGTCCCTCACCGAAGCACCAAATTCTGCCTTTGGCATCGCCGACTCCTTTTGCACCAGGGTTCTGCAGAATCCCGTCAACGACAACACTGGCAAAGCGACCAGCGATGGCACACTGAAGCGCAGGCTATGCCCTGTTTGGTCCCTGTGCGGGTACACACGCGCCGCCGCAGACTTGCCAAACGCAAATATTTGGTTAGGACACATCTTGTCCGCGGATACCCGCGTCCCAGCTCATACGACACTTCTCGATGAGCGCTACTTCGAGCTGATTGCACGATCCTTTGACCTCGTGATCTTCGATGAGGCAGACCGAGCGCAACAGGATCTCGATCGAGGTGGTATTGCGGAACTTAGTCTTTCAGGCCACGACCGTTCATTTCATCGACAAGTTCAACGAAGTACACTACAGCCCATCGCATCCGGACAAAACGCGGTCTTACATGGAGTCGAGTATGCCCAACTGGCAATCGAGATCGCAGAGTTCGAGAAACTGAACGTCGCGTTGACACATGCCATCCTGCGCCTAACGGAAGATCTGCGCAAGGCGTTCGACGGGTTGCTGATGTCCCCCTTACGAATTATTGGCGACTGGCTCTCTCCTAGGCGAGTCAGTTCGTTGAGCGACGACTTTGGAGCGGATCCGCAGGCGCAGTCAAAGGATGCGCTGTGTGAGTTGTGGGAGAGTGCCGCGATTCAAGCATTCCAACTGCGAGGTACGAGATCCGTAAGCGTCGCGATTCCCGCTGATGTGACAATGCGCTTGGTTAGCGCCTTTCACATGTCCGCGGAAGAGGCATCAAGCCTGCACAGCGATCTCTGCCAGTTGATGACCAACTGGCTCGCCGAGTCAAGCCTGCAGGAACTATCCAACCTCGTCAAACAAATTGCTCGACGCTTACGTGATGTTCGGCGAGTGTCGAGTGAGGCAGAGGCGCAGCAATTGGTTGGGCTGCTGCTGCCAGTCACGTTCACGATCCTGAGCTATCGTCGCCTTTCCCCAAAGCTCAGCGACATGACAGCACAGGGCTTGCTTGATCCTGTCCGCATCGACGAACTCGCATCGCGATCCTTGCTGCTGGCAACACCCGACAATATCTTGGGCAGTTTGAGTGGGGTTCGCTTCTTCTCGACGCCCTCTCAACGCGACCCTTTGGCGCATGCCACAGACGTACAACTACAGTATGTCGTGTTCGCTGGTACACCTCGACTGCTAATGTACCGGCTACATGAGTGGATTCGGCGACCGAATGGCATGTTCGATGGTCCCGCGGTACTGCTTACCAGCGCGACGAGTTACCTACCGCCCAGCCCCGCTCACCATATCGCTGTGCCCCCCCACTACGTCCTGCAGCGCGTTTCACCTGAGCGTGAGGACGTCGCCCCCTCAATGTACGAGTTTCGTCCCATCGCGGATGGACATGTCTCAGATTCGCCCACCTTCCTGCGCTTCAGCGGCGAAAGATCGGACAGCGTGCGCATGGCGAACCTTGAGAAAATGGCCTTCGCATTGTTAGACGGGGGACTAACGGACTCTCAACTCGCCCGCGATTGCGACCACTTTGACGTGCGCCATGGCATAGCACGGCGCGCCGCATTCGTTGTCAACAGCTATGATCAAGCTCGCCGATTGAAGCAGTTTATTGATCAGCGGCTACCCGCATGGCGCGGCCGCGTTGTTGCGGTTGTGGATGACTTACCTGACGTTGGACCAACCGAAGGGTATGTGACGTCGTCTCGCGTCGAAAGTTTGGGCGATGATGATGCATGGAGGTTGCTCATATTTCCCGCCGGCGCGCTGGGTCGCGGCACAAATATTGTCTTCACATCCGGTCCGCGTCTGCGCGATGCGGCTCTCGGGTCGCTGTACTTTTTGACGCGTCCACACCCTGCGCCCAATGACATGAGCCTGCCTGTAAGCATGGCGGCACGCGCCACGCTCGACTTCGATCTTTGCGACGATGACTCCGTGTCCGTCGAAGAGATCGGTAAGCGCTTGCTGGCTGCACGCCGGCAAGCCTATCGAAAGGTTGGCAGGCTGCTGCGGCGCCCCCTATACGCACGTGCACTGGGCGACCTGTTTGAGCCTTTCACAGCAAATATCGCTGTCTCACTGTTACAGACGATTGGCCGTGCGATGCGCAATGGCTGCCCTGTTCAGTGCTTCTTCATTGATCGCGCATGGGCGGAGCGCTCGGCCAAGGGCGAAGCGGATACGGAGACCAGCAGCATGCTCGTTCAACTTCGCCGGCTGCTCGAGCGTGGTGCGGCGTCTGAGGACCCCAAGGAAGCTGCGCTATACCGAGCTCTCTACGGCGCTTTCCTTGATCCGTTATCGAAGACCAAGGGCCTGAAAGTTGCCTTCGCGCGAGAAGACGCTCACCAGGATGAGCCTTGGACGGATAACCCCCTGTGGGTTGCAGACTCTCCCATCCAACAAGAGGCAGGAGCATGA
- a CDS encoding pPIWI_RE module domain-containing protein has protein sequence MTTVVRDVAFALEFAEQAPPLVHDVVAIRWTTDVLRILKQIRDEATNRARDKDEEAFVHLPFASLRAQLQLEIEDWTALKDDIGLRSFPDLSKEPGPWGFLPYQKAQDYSECVRDAFARWSEGALSHFSQGRDAYTLGIAALRKLNECNQVIQFAQSQVQVFPWDTAGKSGTFSPFNITAGWLASQLAGKELFPELGPVVRVVGSPDGNKAEVMTRPHHAAGGYFSLVCEISLETLPGATKPIVYLKFKRRRWADSLNNRYPASPTIGGYVFPHHARPNSAYRFSVMRRKDAWVTDLGYPVYEHALDLAMGYQDEDVLRYPCDERASVVVMVKAEVAEASRSNLQAGVPLVDQADAFASATNALEGFGLRPFSGFSTRKPIRHKAPPLSVLKAEVVVARLLARHGFSDADTESAIENATLAPSNRWFRLQPPTPDAAHDRVVKAIQTLVKDTAYEADAGRQRIYFLSYTADDIEWVKTTASAILGDNTEVISAPLPLNTHGPRSLLPVDTGSRKQRFDARVREWQKFVDQIGVPERAMILIQAPLFYETRDGQRKPDDNVNKLAARKALSSTGCTVQYLLPSEPGRMDRFLPRLQASVLDLAFGHAGFVWGLRQAREACFGSQPEAPRWACAVSSLQVHTEWDRQQSVFVATRLECATGESWVRFAHAEAEHVMSPWMRFDQGAKYLASRRVELPRTNADQRMLLANFFADTFDDITSLDPSAVVFIDSTRTARLASWLGDVGVRTPQRQIVAGIVLSQRWPMLRVLRVREQAPSIGQEKFHGHSTEHGMLIRSWTSTQRLFEVEGTSAPTFWSLAKPSTHHKRGASCYRSILLPASSKASEASEAYAMFPAQPDKQHLTSRAVEIVILQKQPQDSNLQLASFAQHLRAGMLTARNEPWVTTPTPLRIIEKLSEYMRT, from the coding sequence ATGACGACCGTTGTCCGAGATGTGGCATTCGCGCTCGAGTTTGCCGAACAGGCTCCACCGTTGGTCCATGACGTTGTGGCCATCCGCTGGACCACAGACGTCCTTCGTATTCTGAAGCAAATTCGTGACGAGGCAACGAATCGCGCGAGAGACAAGGATGAAGAAGCATTTGTTCACCTGCCCTTCGCCAGTCTACGCGCGCAGCTTCAATTGGAGATTGAAGATTGGACCGCTCTGAAGGATGACATTGGACTGCGCTCTTTCCCCGACCTCAGTAAGGAGCCCGGGCCATGGGGTTTCCTGCCCTACCAGAAAGCACAGGACTATAGCGAATGCGTGCGTGATGCATTTGCTCGGTGGTCGGAAGGCGCATTGTCCCATTTTAGCCAAGGTCGAGACGCGTATACGCTCGGCATTGCCGCACTGCGCAAGCTCAATGAATGCAATCAGGTGATTCAATTCGCCCAGTCGCAGGTACAAGTGTTTCCATGGGATACGGCTGGAAAGTCTGGGACGTTCTCGCCGTTCAATATCACAGCAGGCTGGCTCGCATCGCAGCTTGCCGGTAAGGAACTGTTTCCAGAATTGGGCCCGGTGGTGCGGGTCGTCGGGAGCCCAGATGGAAACAAGGCGGAAGTCATGACACGCCCTCACCATGCGGCTGGCGGGTACTTCAGTTTGGTCTGCGAAATCTCACTAGAGACGCTTCCTGGAGCGACTAAGCCGATCGTCTATCTGAAGTTTAAGCGGCGCCGGTGGGCCGATAGTTTGAATAATCGGTATCCTGCCAGTCCTACCATCGGGGGATACGTGTTTCCCCATCATGCTCGGCCGAACAGTGCTTATCGCTTTAGCGTGATGCGACGCAAAGACGCCTGGGTCACCGATCTTGGCTATCCCGTGTACGAGCATGCATTAGACCTGGCGATGGGCTATCAGGATGAAGATGTGCTTCGCTACCCTTGCGACGAGCGCGCCAGCGTGGTCGTAATGGTGAAGGCTGAAGTTGCCGAGGCAAGTCGCTCCAACCTTCAAGCTGGCGTCCCTCTCGTCGACCAAGCCGATGCGTTTGCATCCGCCACCAACGCGCTCGAAGGATTCGGTCTACGGCCCTTCTCGGGATTCAGTACGAGGAAGCCAATCCGGCATAAGGCTCCTCCACTGAGCGTTCTGAAGGCCGAGGTTGTCGTGGCGAGACTGCTTGCCCGTCATGGCTTTAGCGATGCCGACACCGAGAGCGCAATTGAGAATGCAACCTTGGCGCCTTCGAATCGTTGGTTCAGATTACAGCCGCCCACCCCGGATGCTGCGCACGATCGAGTCGTTAAGGCCATTCAAACGCTAGTCAAAGACACAGCGTATGAAGCTGATGCGGGAAGACAAAGAATTTACTTCTTAAGCTATACCGCCGACGATATCGAGTGGGTCAAGACGACTGCAAGCGCAATCCTCGGAGACAATACCGAGGTAATCAGTGCCCCCTTGCCGCTGAACACGCACGGGCCTAGGAGCCTATTGCCAGTCGACACGGGATCAAGGAAGCAGCGATTCGATGCACGAGTGCGTGAATGGCAAAAGTTTGTCGATCAAATTGGCGTGCCTGAACGCGCGATGATCCTCATCCAAGCTCCTCTGTTCTATGAGACCCGGGACGGGCAGAGGAAGCCCGATGATAATGTCAACAAATTGGCCGCGCGAAAGGCGCTGAGCAGCACGGGTTGCACGGTACAGTACCTATTGCCCAGCGAGCCCGGCAGAATGGATCGATTCCTTCCCCGCTTACAGGCGTCTGTCCTGGACCTGGCGTTTGGGCACGCCGGCTTTGTCTGGGGCTTGAGACAGGCGCGGGAAGCCTGCTTCGGCTCCCAACCGGAGGCACCACGGTGGGCATGCGCGGTGAGCTCGCTTCAGGTACACACCGAGTGGGACCGTCAACAGTCGGTGTTCGTTGCCACGCGCTTGGAATGCGCCACGGGTGAATCTTGGGTGCGTTTTGCCCATGCTGAGGCAGAGCACGTCATGTCGCCTTGGATGCGGTTTGACCAAGGTGCAAAGTATCTCGCCTCTCGCCGCGTCGAACTCCCGCGAACGAATGCCGATCAACGCATGCTGCTGGCCAATTTTTTCGCGGACACGTTCGATGACATTACGTCGCTCGATCCCAGCGCAGTCGTGTTTATTGACTCTACGCGTACGGCTCGTCTGGCCTCTTGGCTCGGCGACGTCGGCGTGCGTACACCTCAACGCCAAATAGTTGCTGGCATCGTGCTGTCACAGCGTTGGCCGATGCTACGGGTGCTGAGGGTGCGAGAACAAGCGCCATCTATCGGGCAAGAAAAATTTCACGGGCATAGCACCGAACACGGGATGCTCATCCGCTCCTGGACATCCACACAGAGATTGTTTGAGGTGGAGGGTACATCGGCGCCGACGTTTTGGTCATTGGCCAAGCCTTCGACACACCACAAACGTGGCGCAAGCTGCTACCGCTCAATTCTCCTTCCCGCTTCATCAAAAGCAAGCGAAGCGAGTGAAGCGTATGCGATGTTTCCCGCGCAACCCGACAAGCAGCATTTGACCTCGCGAGCGGTGGAGATCGTGATCCTCCAGAAGCAGCCACAGGACTCGAACCTACAACTCGCCTCCTTTGCCCAGCATTTGCGTGCCGGGATGTTGACGGCGAGGAATGAGCCCTGGGTCACGACCCCGACTCCGTTGCGAATTATCGAAAAGCTCTCCGAGTACATGCGCACATAG